A single genomic interval of Aneurinibacillus migulanus harbors:
- a CDS encoding YwbE family protein — protein MSGQHRANITPGLQVDIVLKKDQRTGITTRGIVKDILTNSSFHPHGIKVRLTDGQVGRVKEIIKE, from the coding sequence ATGAGCGGTCAACATCGTGCGAACATTACTCCGGGCCTTCAGGTGGACATCGTGTTAAAGAAAGACCAGCGAACCGGGATAACAACAAGAGGAATTGTCAAGGACATCCTGACTAATTCAAGCTTTCATCCTCATGGTATTAAAGTACGTCTTACAGATGGACAAGTAGGCAGAGTAAAAGAAATTATCAAGGAATAG
- a CDS encoding 2-oxoglutarate dehydrogenase E1 component has protein sequence MAHNQIGSNTPWQNFDGPNLGYVHQLYAQYLQDPEAIAQDMRELFDEWGAPPLYDGEENYPTAIQQNTNTVDMLGKVVAASKLADDIRINGHLYAKINSFTNEEADVQPLDLPAYGLSEEDLQAIPARVVWPEAPARLQTGWDVITHLREVYISSMAYQFMHVNNLEERNWLNRMVETEEIKQTLGNDDQIAILRKLTEVEEFEQFLHRTFVGQKRFSIEGLEMLVPMVDEMIRQSARDGVSHVLIGMAHRGRLSILAHILGKPYEKIFSEFHHSPNKDLIPSEGSTGMNYGWTGDVKYHLGADREMTGEDSARLRLTLAHNPSHLEFVNPVVEGYTRAAQEDRQVAGPPKLDFTKAYTISIHGDAAFPGEGVVAETLNLSRLRGYRTGGTIHIIANNQIGFTTGSEDSRSTRYASDLAKGYEIPIVHVNADDPMACLQAIHLAYEYRKTFKKDFLIDLIGYRRYGHNEMDDPTTTQPLLYAKVAEHPRVPALYANMLQQNGIIDEKAANEMRQVVQERLKKAYEKMKNLEKEPETPSPVKQNKDETNMDTRVPAATLAEINKELLDWPEGFSVYPKLEKILKRREEALESSIDWAFAETLAFATILTDGTPIRVTGQDTERGTFAQRNLVLHDYKTGKGYIPLQHLSGARASFAVYNSPLSEAGVLGFEYGYDVLAKKTLVIWEAQFGDFANAAQVIIDTFIASGRAKWGQVSNLVLLLPHGYEGQGPEHSSARLERFLQLSAENNWTVANLTSAAQYFHLLRCQAARLGTENARPLVLMTPKSLLRNPRAASRLKELSEGAFRPLLEQPGLEEHAKTAERLILCSGKVAIDLEAEWESLQLADRRIHIVRVEQLYPFPEKELKKLLEQCKQLKEVIWVQEEPKNMGAWSYMEPRLKTLTQVPVRYIGRPHRSSPAEGLPDFHKIEQQRIVKQALLITEPKTVKAGGHTHE, from the coding sequence TTGGCTCACAATCAAATCGGAAGCAACACACCATGGCAGAATTTCGACGGTCCGAATTTGGGCTATGTACATCAATTATACGCACAGTATCTTCAAGATCCAGAAGCCATCGCACAAGATATGAGGGAACTGTTCGATGAATGGGGAGCACCACCGTTATACGATGGCGAAGAAAACTATCCTACAGCAATACAGCAAAACACCAATACTGTGGATATGCTTGGGAAGGTCGTTGCCGCATCCAAATTAGCGGACGATATTCGCATTAACGGACATCTGTATGCAAAGATTAACTCTTTTACAAATGAAGAAGCCGATGTACAACCGCTTGATCTTCCCGCTTATGGTCTTAGTGAAGAAGACTTGCAAGCCATCCCAGCACGAGTCGTCTGGCCCGAGGCACCGGCCCGTCTTCAAACGGGGTGGGATGTAATTACACATCTTCGCGAAGTGTACATAAGCTCAATGGCTTATCAGTTCATGCATGTAAACAACCTCGAGGAGCGAAATTGGCTCAATCGAATGGTAGAAACAGAAGAAATTAAACAAACACTTGGCAATGATGATCAGATCGCTATTTTACGGAAGTTAACGGAGGTCGAGGAATTCGAACAATTTCTGCATCGTACATTTGTAGGCCAGAAACGTTTTTCCATCGAAGGTCTGGAAATGCTCGTCCCCATGGTTGACGAAATGATTCGCCAAAGCGCACGAGACGGGGTTAGCCATGTGCTGATTGGCATGGCACACCGTGGGCGTCTAAGCATCCTGGCCCATATTTTGGGCAAACCGTACGAGAAGATTTTTTCTGAGTTTCACCATTCGCCCAATAAGGATTTGATCCCATCTGAAGGGTCCACGGGTATGAACTACGGCTGGACAGGAGACGTCAAATATCACCTGGGCGCCGATCGGGAAATGACAGGAGAAGATTCGGCTCGCCTGAGGTTAACGCTGGCCCATAACCCGAGCCATCTTGAATTCGTCAATCCGGTCGTAGAAGGCTACACACGGGCGGCTCAGGAAGACAGGCAGGTAGCTGGCCCACCTAAACTCGATTTCACCAAAGCGTATACGATTTCCATTCATGGTGACGCAGCCTTCCCCGGTGAGGGAGTCGTTGCGGAAACGCTCAATTTGAGCCGGTTAAGGGGATACCGTACAGGCGGTACTATTCATATTATCGCTAACAACCAGATCGGTTTCACAACAGGAAGCGAAGATTCACGATCGACTCGTTATGCGAGCGACCTGGCAAAAGGATATGAAATCCCGATCGTTCATGTCAATGCCGACGATCCGATGGCTTGCCTACAGGCCATCCACCTAGCTTATGAATATCGGAAGACCTTCAAAAAAGACTTTTTGATTGATTTAATCGGTTATCGGCGTTACGGGCACAATGAAATGGATGATCCGACAACCACCCAGCCTCTCTTATATGCCAAAGTAGCTGAACATCCTCGAGTTCCGGCATTGTACGCAAATATGCTGCAGCAGAACGGGATTATCGATGAGAAAGCTGCGAACGAAATGAGGCAAGTAGTTCAGGAACGGTTAAAAAAGGCCTACGAAAAAATGAAAAATCTGGAAAAAGAACCAGAAACACCTTCACCAGTAAAGCAAAACAAAGACGAGACAAATATGGACACACGTGTACCGGCTGCCACGCTTGCTGAAATAAATAAAGAGCTCCTTGACTGGCCGGAAGGATTCTCCGTTTATCCTAAATTAGAGAAAATCCTGAAACGCAGGGAAGAAGCTCTTGAGAGTAGTATTGATTGGGCATTCGCTGAAACACTCGCTTTCGCTACAATTCTGACAGACGGTACTCCGATTCGCGTTACCGGCCAGGATACGGAGCGGGGAACATTTGCTCAACGCAATCTTGTTTTGCATGATTACAAGACCGGGAAGGGATATATTCCACTACAGCATCTTTCAGGGGCTCGGGCCTCGTTTGCCGTGTACAACAGCCCTCTGTCGGAAGCGGGCGTTCTGGGCTTCGAATATGGATACGATGTGCTGGCAAAGAAGACCTTAGTGATATGGGAAGCGCAGTTCGGTGATTTTGCCAATGCGGCGCAGGTTATTATCGATACATTCATCGCCTCAGGCCGAGCCAAGTGGGGGCAAGTCTCAAACCTGGTGCTGCTTCTGCCGCACGGTTATGAAGGACAGGGGCCGGAGCATTCCAGCGCCCGCCTCGAACGCTTCCTGCAACTCTCAGCAGAGAATAACTGGACGGTCGCTAATCTGACAAGCGCAGCCCAATACTTCCATCTCTTGCGCTGCCAGGCGGCAAGACTCGGAACAGAGAACGCACGTCCGTTGGTCCTTATGACGCCGAAGAGCTTGCTGCGTAATCCTCGTGCTGCTTCACGTTTAAAAGAATTAAGTGAAGGCGCCTTTAGACCTTTATTGGAGCAACCTGGTCTGGAAGAACATGCAAAAACAGCTGAGCGCCTTATTCTGTGCTCAGGAAAGGTCGCCATCGACCTGGAAGCGGAATGGGAATCATTACAGCTTGCTGATCGAAGAATTCATATCGTACGTGTCGAACAGCTCTACCCATTCCCGGAAAAAGAATTGAAGAAACTACTGGAGCAATGCAAACAACTAAAAGAAGTCATCTGGGTGCAAGAAGAGCCTAAGAACATGGGCGCTTGGTCGTATATGGAACCACGGCTAAAAACATTAACTCAAGTACCTGTCCGCTATATCGGGCGTCCTCATCGCTCCAGCCCGGCTGAAGGATTGCCGGATTTCCATAAGATAGAACAACAGCGTATTGTGAAGCAAGCATTGCTTATTACAGAACCAAAGACTGTCAAGGCAGGAGGTCATACTCATGAGTGA
- a CDS encoding (deoxy)nucleoside triphosphate pyrophosphohydrolase translates to MKKIDVVGAVIVNEKGDILCALRSQQMSMPGLWEFPGGKVEREETPEAALQREIKEELGIAIEVGALIADVTHEYPTLTVRLLTYYAALTDKNAVPCATEHEKIAWVELESLKGLHWAPADIPTVDKIIECHNGVIQHGESAN, encoded by the coding sequence ATGAAAAAAATAGATGTAGTTGGAGCCGTCATTGTAAACGAGAAGGGTGATATTCTATGCGCATTGCGTTCGCAGCAGATGTCAATGCCCGGATTATGGGAGTTTCCGGGCGGTAAAGTTGAACGAGAGGAAACTCCCGAAGCCGCTTTGCAGCGTGAAATAAAAGAAGAACTTGGTATAGCAATAGAAGTGGGCGCTCTTATTGCGGATGTTACGCATGAATATCCTACTCTGACTGTACGATTGCTGACATACTATGCTGCTCTGACAGATAAGAATGCTGTTCCCTGTGCGACAGAACACGAAAAGATAGCATGGGTAGAGCTTGAAAGTCTGAAAGGATTGCACTGGGCGCCTGCAGATATTCCTACTGTAGATAAAATTATAGAATGTCATAACGGAGTGATACAGCATGGTGAATCTGCCAATTGA
- a CDS encoding DEAD/DEAH box helicase produces MATFYEFELHHNVVRGLTQMGLEEATPIQEQTIPLALQGRDVIGQAQTGTGKTAAFGIPLVNRLDAEQESIQGVVLTPTRELAVQVSEELNKIARYKGIHVLPIYGGQDMTRQIRALKKKPHIIVATPGRFMDHMRRKTIRLHAVDMVVLDEADEMLNMGFIEDITTILQEMPEERQTLLFSATMSKPVQEIAQKFMDNPDIIKVKAKEVTVSNITQQCIKVTEREKFDVLCRLLDIDAPELAIVFGRTKRRVDELSEALHKRGYKAEGIHGDLNQAKRDSVLRKFKEGRVEVLVATDVAARGLDISGVTHVYNFDLPQDPESYVHRIGRTGRAGKTGLAISFATPGEIDHLRTIEALTKKKMEWREAPTLDEAIEQQQRLTAQKLLEVAEKANLQAYRETAEKLLEEVDSVTLVSAVLKMLTKQTNTSPVKLTEEAPLRVKKKKFDDKGRFGKRNNKGGKRTLQPAKSNRAPGGKTRKKKVK; encoded by the coding sequence TTGGCAACATTTTATGAATTTGAACTACATCATAACGTCGTCCGTGGTCTCACTCAGATGGGACTTGAGGAAGCGACGCCTATTCAGGAGCAGACCATTCCTCTGGCGTTGCAAGGAAGAGACGTAATCGGACAGGCACAGACAGGCACGGGGAAAACTGCTGCGTTCGGTATTCCACTCGTTAACAGGCTCGATGCAGAGCAGGAAAGCATTCAGGGTGTTGTATTAACCCCGACTCGGGAGCTGGCCGTACAAGTGTCGGAAGAGCTAAATAAAATTGCCCGCTATAAGGGAATTCATGTCTTGCCGATCTACGGAGGACAAGATATGACCCGCCAAATTCGGGCACTCAAGAAAAAGCCTCATATTATCGTCGCAACACCAGGGCGTTTCATGGACCATATGAGAAGAAAAACCATCCGTCTGCATGCCGTTGATATGGTCGTACTGGATGAAGCGGATGAAATGCTGAACATGGGCTTTATTGAAGATATTACGACGATTCTGCAGGAGATGCCGGAGGAGAGACAGACACTGCTGTTCTCTGCGACCATGTCCAAGCCTGTACAAGAAATCGCACAGAAGTTTATGGATAATCCAGATATTATTAAGGTAAAAGCCAAAGAAGTAACGGTCTCGAATATTACACAGCAGTGCATAAAGGTAACAGAACGAGAGAAGTTTGATGTACTGTGTCGTTTGCTTGATATCGATGCGCCAGAGCTGGCCATCGTGTTCGGAAGAACGAAGCGGAGAGTGGATGAGCTGTCAGAAGCGCTACATAAGCGTGGCTATAAGGCGGAAGGCATTCATGGAGATTTGAATCAAGCCAAGCGGGATAGCGTACTGCGGAAGTTTAAGGAAGGCAGAGTCGAAGTGCTGGTAGCTACCGATGTCGCTGCCAGAGGACTTGATATTAGCGGTGTAACCCATGTATATAACTTCGACCTTCCGCAAGACCCGGAGAGCTATGTGCACCGCATCGGAAGAACGGGCCGCGCAGGTAAGACAGGATTGGCGATTAGCTTTGCGACGCCGGGCGAAATCGACCATTTGAGAACGATTGAAGCGTTGACCAAAAAGAAAATGGAATGGCGTGAGGCTCCGACGCTGGATGAAGCCATTGAACAGCAACAGCGTTTGACGGCGCAAAAACTGTTGGAAGTAGCTGAAAAGGCAAATCTTCAAGCATATAGAGAAACGGCCGAGAAATTACTGGAAGAAGTTGATTCTGTTACGCTCGTTTCCGCTGTACTGAAGATGCTAACAAAACAAACGAACACGTCGCCGGTCAAATTAACCGAAGAAGCGCCGCTGCGGGTGAAGAAGAAAAAGTTCGATGATAAAGGAAGATTTGGGAAGCGGAATAATAAAGGCGGAAAGAGGACGTTACAACCTGCTAAGTCCAATCGTGCCCCAGGCGGAAAAACAAGGAAAAAGAAAGTGAAGTAA
- a CDS encoding alanine/glycine:cation symporter family protein, with protein sequence MTLLEKFVGTSNEILWTYILIVLLIGLGIYFTIKTKFVQFRMFGEMVRLLGDGVEDTAKGKEGVSSFGAFCISTASRVGTGNLAGVALAISTGGPGAVFWMWLIALIGSASAFVEATLAQIYKVKDKDGFRGGPAYYMEKALRQRWMGILFAVLITLCFGLVFNSVQANTITLALETAYGFDRWITGLFITVLTAFVIFGGVKRIAKVAEIIVPVMAGGYVLLALYIILTNITLLPDVFATIFSSAFGLQEAAGGTMGAALMMGIKRGLFSNEAGMGSAPNAAATASVSHPVKQGLIQSLGVFVDTLLICSATSFIVLLSDAYKNQNLEGIAIVQTALSSHIGLWAGSFIAIAVFLFAFSSVVGNYYYGETNIEFMNTNKTWLLVYRLAVIGMVMFGSLAKVSIVWDMADLFMALMAVTNLIAIGLLGKIAFAALADYTRQKRQGADPVFYRNSIPGLKDVECWPEQDTRAEVATSKTTE encoded by the coding sequence TTGACCTTGCTTGAAAAGTTTGTTGGTACCAGCAACGAGATTCTATGGACTTATATTCTAATCGTTTTGCTTATCGGGCTGGGAATTTATTTTACGATTAAAACAAAGTTTGTTCAATTTCGAATGTTTGGTGAGATGGTCCGGCTCCTTGGTGACGGAGTAGAAGATACCGCCAAAGGAAAAGAAGGAGTTTCTTCTTTTGGCGCATTCTGTATTAGTACTGCATCCCGGGTAGGGACAGGAAACCTGGCCGGAGTAGCGCTGGCGATTTCAACGGGGGGACCAGGTGCGGTCTTCTGGATGTGGCTTATTGCTCTAATCGGTTCTGCTTCTGCATTCGTAGAAGCAACGTTGGCCCAGATTTATAAAGTAAAAGACAAAGACGGATTCCGCGGGGGACCGGCGTATTATATGGAGAAGGCTCTCCGCCAACGTTGGATGGGTATTCTGTTCGCGGTACTCATTACATTGTGCTTTGGTCTGGTATTTAACTCGGTACAAGCTAATACAATCACGCTGGCATTAGAGACAGCTTACGGTTTTGACCGGTGGATTACAGGATTGTTTATCACAGTGTTGACTGCGTTCGTTATTTTCGGCGGCGTAAAGCGCATCGCTAAAGTAGCAGAGATTATCGTTCCGGTTATGGCCGGAGGATATGTGCTGCTGGCGTTGTACATTATCCTGACAAACATTACGCTACTACCGGATGTTTTTGCTACGATTTTCAGTAGTGCATTCGGTTTGCAGGAAGCGGCAGGTGGTACGATGGGCGCAGCGCTGATGATGGGAATTAAGCGCGGTCTATTCTCCAATGAAGCGGGAATGGGAAGTGCGCCGAACGCAGCAGCTACCGCCTCGGTAAGCCATCCGGTGAAGCAGGGATTAATCCAGTCTCTTGGAGTGTTTGTAGATACGCTGCTCATCTGTAGTGCAACATCATTTATCGTACTGTTATCTGATGCGTATAAAAACCAGAACCTAGAAGGTATTGCTATCGTACAGACGGCGCTTAGCTCCCATATAGGTCTTTGGGCTGGAAGTTTCATTGCGATTGCGGTGTTCTTATTTGCATTCAGTTCGGTAGTCGGAAACTATTATTATGGTGAAACGAATATCGAATTCATGAACACAAATAAAACATGGCTGCTAGTGTACCGTTTAGCTGTAATCGGGATGGTCATGTTCGGTTCGCTGGCGAAAGTCTCGATCGTGTGGGATATGGCAGACTTATTCATGGCGTTGATGGCTGTTACAAACCTGATAGCCATCGGTTTATTGGGCAAGATTGCATTTGCGGCACTGGCAGATTATACACGGCAGAAAAGGCAGGGTGCTGACCCGGTATTTTATCGTAACAGCATCCCGGGTCTGAAAGATGTGGAATGCTGGCCTGAGCAAGACACAAGAGCAGAAGTAGCCACCTCTAAAACGACTGAATAA
- the hrpB gene encoding ATP-dependent helicase HrpB: protein MVNLPIDSVLPELKNALHSRESAVLVAAPGAGKTTRVPLALLNEPWLLGRRILMLEPRRLAARSAARYMAALLGEQVGETVGYRVRMDTRVGPNTRIEVITEGVLTRLLQADPALEEVGLVIFDEFHERSLHADLGLALCLQSQSILREDLRILVMSATLEAKPVAALLNDAPVLSSDGRSFPVETCCIPRRIEGQMEPIVVRTVADALEKEEGDILVFLPGAGEIRRVEAGLAELKLGRHIHVAPLYGSLSREAQDKAIAPSKSGERKVVLATSIAETSLTVEGVRIVIDSGLMRVPRFSPRTGMTRLETVRVSRASADQRRGRAGRQAPGVCYRLWTEQDDRYLNPSSTPEILETDLIPLALELAAWGVSDPAELLWLNPPPASAFNQARELLIQLGALDEGGAITSHGRRMTELGLHPRLAHMVLKALPIRLGGLACELAALLGERDFFRNGVHAPEADIRLRMEALRSAGKIQGHKIDIAVCQRILSEANHWKAALGIAPKQETDDLDACGLLLAFAYPDRIAQRRENGRFLLRNGRGAAFARMQPLSSAPYLTAAELDDQGTESRIFLAAPVVLSDLEQHFGEQIEEDNVITWERQTQSVRARKQVRLGALLLKEMPLADPDPDDILVALLHGIAEEGLEILPWTKSARQFQQRLTFMHRFNSDWPDVADEALIVTLKGWLAPHLYGLKSRDDLQRLDMKAILETMISWEQRRELDTHVPTHFAVPSGSRIAIDYTSPESPILAVKLQEMFGLQETPRIARGRVPLTLHLLSPAQRPVQVTQDLASFWQNAYFEVKKDLKGRYPKHYWPDDPLCAEPTNRTRPRK, encoded by the coding sequence ATGGTGAATCTGCCAATTGATTCGGTTCTTCCAGAGTTGAAGAATGCGCTGCACTCCCGGGAGAGTGCGGTGTTGGTAGCTGCGCCGGGTGCCGGGAAGACGACTCGGGTGCCACTCGCTCTTTTGAACGAGCCATGGCTTCTGGGACGCCGCATTCTTATGTTAGAACCGCGCCGTCTGGCGGCCCGTTCTGCAGCTCGCTATATGGCCGCATTGCTTGGCGAACAGGTTGGAGAGACAGTGGGATACCGGGTTCGAATGGACACTAGGGTAGGGCCGAATACAAGAATTGAAGTGATTACCGAAGGAGTGCTTACTCGCCTTTTGCAAGCCGATCCGGCACTTGAAGAAGTAGGGCTTGTTATTTTCGATGAGTTCCATGAACGAAGCTTGCATGCTGATCTGGGACTTGCGCTCTGCTTGCAATCCCAATCTATCCTGCGGGAAGATTTGAGAATTCTTGTTATGTCTGCAACGCTTGAGGCGAAGCCTGTCGCCGCCCTGTTGAATGATGCGCCAGTGTTGAGCAGCGACGGGCGGTCTTTTCCAGTGGAAACGTGCTGCATCCCCCGGCGCATTGAAGGTCAGATGGAACCGATCGTTGTGCGTACAGTTGCAGATGCGCTGGAGAAGGAAGAAGGAGATATTCTTGTTTTTTTACCGGGGGCAGGCGAGATTCGTCGGGTAGAAGCCGGTCTCGCAGAGCTGAAGCTGGGACGGCATATTCATGTAGCCCCGCTATATGGCAGCCTTTCGAGAGAAGCGCAGGATAAGGCGATTGCGCCGAGCAAGTCGGGAGAGCGTAAGGTCGTATTGGCGACATCGATTGCCGAGACGAGTCTAACTGTTGAGGGTGTGCGAATTGTTATCGATAGCGGCCTGATGCGTGTTCCCCGTTTTTCACCACGGACCGGTATGACGAGGCTTGAGACAGTCCGGGTATCACGGGCTTCAGCGGATCAGCGCCGAGGTCGGGCGGGTCGTCAAGCTCCTGGAGTATGCTATCGGCTCTGGACTGAACAGGATGATAGATACCTTAATCCGAGCAGTACGCCAGAAATTCTGGAGACCGACTTAATTCCGCTGGCACTGGAGCTGGCCGCATGGGGAGTATCTGATCCTGCGGAACTTCTCTGGCTTAATCCTCCTCCTGCCAGTGCATTCAATCAGGCACGTGAGCTCCTTATTCAGCTAGGTGCGCTGGATGAGGGCGGAGCGATTACTTCACACGGACGGCGTATGACCGAACTTGGCTTGCACCCACGGCTTGCTCATATGGTTCTCAAAGCGCTACCTATTCGACTCGGTGGGTTGGCGTGCGAACTGGCGGCACTTCTCGGTGAACGAGATTTCTTTCGGAATGGAGTACATGCTCCGGAAGCTGACATCCGGCTCCGTATGGAGGCGCTTCGTAGCGCTGGCAAGATTCAAGGACATAAGATAGATATAGCTGTCTGCCAACGAATTCTCTCTGAAGCAAATCATTGGAAAGCAGCGTTAGGTATAGCTCCGAAACAAGAGACAGACGACTTGGATGCGTGTGGGCTACTGCTTGCTTTTGCATATCCGGATCGCATTGCCCAACGGCGGGAGAATGGCCGCTTTCTTCTACGCAACGGACGAGGCGCAGCATTCGCCAGGATGCAGCCGCTTTCTAGCGCACCTTATTTGACAGCGGCAGAATTGGACGATCAAGGAACGGAAAGTCGGATTTTTCTAGCTGCTCCGGTTGTGCTAAGCGATTTGGAACAACACTTTGGTGAGCAAATCGAAGAAGACAATGTAATTACGTGGGAGCGACAGACGCAGAGCGTACGTGCACGAAAACAGGTGCGGTTGGGCGCTTTACTTCTAAAGGAGATGCCCCTTGCCGATCCAGACCCGGATGACATTCTGGTCGCTTTGCTTCATGGAATCGCAGAAGAAGGATTGGAGATTTTACCTTGGACGAAGTCCGCTCGCCAATTTCAGCAGCGTCTTACTTTTATGCACCGATTCAATTCAGATTGGCCGGACGTAGCAGATGAAGCGCTCATCGTAACACTTAAGGGGTGGCTTGCTCCCCATCTATACGGATTGAAGAGTCGGGATGACTTACAGAGGCTAGATATGAAAGCGATTCTTGAAACGATGATTTCCTGGGAACAGCGTAGAGAGCTGGATACGCACGTCCCGACACACTTTGCTGTTCCTAGCGGTTCACGCATTGCGATCGATTATACTAGTCCCGAGTCTCCTATATTAGCTGTGAAGTTGCAGGAAATGTTCGGATTGCAAGAAACACCGCGCATCGCCAGGGGGAGGGTTCCGCTTACACTGCACCTGTTATCGCCGGCGCAGCGTCCTGTACAAGTAACACAGGATTTGGCGAGCTTCTGGCAGAACGCATATTTTGAGGTGAAAAAGGACCTCAAAGGACGCTATCCTAAGCATTATTGGCCGGATGATCCATTATGCGCCGAGCCGACAAACCGTACACGTCCCCGCAAATAG
- a CDS encoding alpha/beta hydrolase has product MDFQEQEIIIPGAYPLSGILTLPQQNREKHPVVVMIHGSGDIDRDGNAKQLHINVFKQLSDAIAEKGFATLRYDKRGVGQSEGDFYETGLFDLIDDAAAAVSFAKNHPNIDGERIILLGHSEGSILAPAVSRRIAVQGMILIAGTAEPLADTTAWQREQMKRDIESKKGFGGWLLRLLNVSGKIDKMNDELLQKIHSTDEAIVIYKGKKINAKWNREHEQYDVREYLKEVSCPVIAITGTKDVQVHPEHAREICNIVQGTCESYLIEDMTHILRKTNAEAHMDTIIKDYRRQAREPVEQELKEKITAWLLHQFPV; this is encoded by the coding sequence ATGGACTTTCAAGAGCAGGAAATCATTATCCCTGGTGCCTATCCGTTATCCGGAATATTAACCTTGCCACAGCAAAATAGAGAAAAGCACCCCGTTGTGGTCATGATACACGGAAGTGGGGACATCGACAGAGATGGTAATGCGAAGCAGTTGCACATTAATGTATTTAAACAGCTAAGCGATGCAATCGCAGAGAAGGGCTTCGCCACTCTCCGCTATGATAAAAGAGGGGTCGGACAAAGCGAAGGTGACTTTTATGAAACTGGCCTATTCGACTTAATTGATGATGCGGCCGCAGCCGTATCATTCGCGAAAAACCACCCGAACATCGACGGGGAACGAATCATTCTTCTTGGGCACAGTGAGGGCTCTATTCTGGCTCCGGCGGTCAGCAGGCGCATAGCTGTACAAGGTATGATTCTGATTGCAGGCACGGCTGAACCACTGGCCGATACGACCGCATGGCAACGGGAACAGATGAAACGGGACATTGAGAGCAAAAAGGGATTCGGTGGCTGGCTCCTCCGCCTTCTGAATGTTTCTGGAAAAATCGATAAGATGAATGATGAACTGCTCCAAAAAATTCATTCGACAGATGAAGCTATCGTCATATACAAAGGGAAAAAAATAAATGCCAAGTGGAACCGGGAACATGAACAATATGATGTACGCGAATACTTGAAGGAAGTATCCTGTCCCGTCATCGCTATCACCGGCACAAAGGATGTGCAAGTACACCCGGAGCATGCCAGAGAAATCTGCAATATCGTACAGGGAACATGCGAATCTTATCTCATTGAGGACATGACGCATATCCTAAGAAAAACGAACGCGGAAGCGCATATGGATACCATTATAAAAGATTATAGAAGGCAGGCGAGGGAGCCTGTGGAGCAAGAGCTGAAAGAGAAAATCACAGCATGGTTGCTCCACCAATTTCCAGTATGA
- a CDS encoding class I SAM-dependent methyltransferase — protein MNQKCKICSSNTREFLDKQFNVHYYYCETCEFISKDEAAIVSPEDEKTEYDLHNNSYDNEGYVNMFRSFYDQSIKNFVCGRHTALDFGSGPEPVFARILSEEYGYHTDIYDLYYSPMKVYEGKKYDLITSTEVVEHLKEPMEYFRLFKELLKEDGLLAIMTLFHPRDDEKFCTWYYRRDKTHISFYTPKTMAYIAKELRMHVRYIDEKRYCSFGFNETRR, from the coding sequence ATGAATCAAAAGTGTAAAATCTGCAGCTCAAATACGAGAGAATTCCTCGATAAGCAATTCAATGTCCATTATTACTATTGTGAGACATGTGAATTTATATCCAAAGATGAAGCTGCTATCGTATCTCCAGAAGATGAAAAGACAGAATATGACCTGCATAACAACTCGTATGATAATGAAGGATATGTGAATATGTTCAGAAGTTTTTACGACCAGAGCATTAAGAACTTTGTATGTGGGAGACATACGGCTCTGGATTTCGGAAGCGGTCCTGAGCCGGTTTTTGCCAGGATATTATCAGAAGAGTACGGTTATCATACGGATATTTATGATCTGTATTATTCTCCCATGAAAGTGTATGAAGGAAAGAAGTATGATTTGATTACTTCTACGGAAGTTGTAGAGCATCTGAAGGAACCGATGGAGTATTTCAGATTGTTCAAGGAATTACTTAAAGAAGATGGGCTCCTCGCTATTATGACGCTCTTCCATCCAAGGGACGACGAAAAGTTCTGTACCTGGTATTATCGGAGGGATAAGACACATATTTCTTTCTACACTCCGAAAACGATGGCGTATATTGCAAAGGAATTACGGATGCATGTAAGGTACATTGATGAAAAAAGATATTGTTCCTTCGGCTTTAACGAGACCAGGAGATGA